A stretch of the Candidatus Curtissbacteria bacterium genome encodes the following:
- a CDS encoding AIR synthase-related protein yields MAKTNMTPRDIYEKSGVSYRAMDPVKKSAQKLAKSTAKNLLRLKEKEVPESRGESSYVYDCGDHYRAFVIEGLGTKNIVEDEMIKITGKSYYSVISQDTVAMIVNDLITVGAKPEVINAYFAVGHSSWFSDKKRVRELLLGWKRACNLAGATWGGGETPTLTNIVHKNTIELAGAATGVIRPKSRLVLGEKLGAGDLIILLESSGIHANGLTLARRIAKKLPQGLATPMPSGKMFGEALRRPTIIYAKFIDELFDQKVDIHYMVNITGHGWRKIMRHPKKLSYVIEMIPTPQEEFTFMQEQGQISEKDMYGNFNMGAGFGIFINPKDLNKVETAAKSQKLKIYNAGYVKKGPREVQILPKNLTFKSESLDLR; encoded by the coding sequence ATGGCAAAAACAAATATGACACCGCGAGACATCTACGAAAAATCAGGAGTCTCTTATAGAGCAATGGATCCTGTCAAAAAGAGTGCGCAAAAACTGGCAAAATCTACTGCCAAAAACCTCCTGAGACTAAAAGAAAAAGAAGTACCCGAATCAAGAGGAGAATCATCCTATGTCTACGATTGCGGCGATCATTACCGCGCATTTGTTATAGAAGGACTCGGTACTAAAAATATTGTAGAAGATGAGATGATCAAAATTACCGGTAAGAGTTACTACAGTGTAATTTCGCAGGACACAGTAGCAATGATAGTAAACGATTTAATTACCGTTGGCGCAAAGCCCGAAGTCATTAATGCATATTTTGCGGTGGGTCATTCTTCCTGGTTCAGTGATAAAAAAAGAGTCCGAGAATTGCTCTTAGGATGGAAGCGTGCTTGTAATCTGGCTGGGGCAACCTGGGGCGGGGGAGAGACGCCCACCTTAACCAATATCGTTCACAAAAACACAATCGAACTTGCAGGTGCTGCCACTGGCGTAATCAGACCAAAATCAAGACTTGTGCTTGGGGAAAAATTAGGAGCTGGGGATTTAATAATCCTGTTGGAATCGTCAGGCATTCACGCCAACGGTTTAACGCTCGCAAGAAGAATTGCGAAAAAATTACCTCAAGGTCTAGCAACACCTATGCCAAGCGGCAAAATGTTTGGCGAAGCCCTAAGAAGACCAACGATTATATATGCTAAATTTATCGACGAATTGTTCGATCAAAAAGTAGACATTCATTACATGGTCAACATTACCGGACACGGTTGGCGAAAAATTATGCGCCATCCAAAAAAATTATCATATGTAATCGAAATGATCCCAACTCCTCAGGAAGAATTCACGTTCATGCAAGAGCAAGGTCAAATAAGCGAGAAAGATATGTATGGAAATTTTAATATGGGAGCAGGCTTCGGTATTTTTATAAATCCAAAAGATTTGAATAAAGTAGAAACTGCAGCAAAGTCTCAAAAGTTAAAAATTTACAATGCAGGCTATGTCAAAAAGGGCCCGCGCGAAGTCCAAATTCTGCCCAAAAATCTTACATTCAAATCCGAATCACTAGATTTAAGATGA
- a CDS encoding formate--phosphoribosylaminoimidazolecarboxamide ligase: protein MAGRKSYKIATLGSHSALQILKGAHDEKFKTVLVATSNRLDLYKRFNFIDKIIEIPTYAEFPQVEKTLIKENCIIIPHGSFVAYLGIDENKKMKVPYFGNKEVLDWESDRKMQREWLIQSDIPVPKRYKKGDKIDSPVIVKAFGAAGGEGYFFAKNEKELLRRLKGFKPQRFIVQEYVIGVPLYIHYFYSPISKELEILSIDKRYESNVDSLGRIPVQNQTGLGIEPSFVVVGNSPLTLRESLLAEAFEMGERVVATSQKLMKKGIWGPFCLETIITPEQKFSIIEISCRIVAGTNLFINGSPYAALYWDKPVSTGRRIAMEIKDAIRTKKLNKILD from the coding sequence ATGGCGGGACGAAAATCCTACAAAATAGCAACTCTCGGTTCCCACTCTGCTCTCCAAATTTTAAAAGGCGCACACGACGAAAAATTCAAAACAGTTCTGGTCGCGACCTCAAACAGACTAGACCTCTACAAACGCTTTAACTTCATCGACAAGATAATAGAAATCCCCACATACGCGGAATTTCCACAAGTAGAAAAAACTTTAATAAAAGAAAACTGCATCATAATTCCTCACGGATCTTTTGTCGCTTATCTGGGTATAGACGAAAACAAAAAAATGAAAGTTCCTTATTTTGGCAATAAAGAAGTTTTAGACTGGGAATCAGACCGCAAAATGCAAAGAGAGTGGCTAATACAATCAGACATTCCAGTCCCAAAGCGTTATAAAAAAGGAGACAAGATAGACAGCCCGGTAATTGTTAAAGCTTTTGGGGCAGCGGGAGGCGAAGGGTACTTTTTTGCAAAAAACGAAAAAGAGTTACTAAGGCGTCTAAAAGGGTTTAAACCACAAAGGTTTATCGTCCAAGAGTACGTCATCGGCGTTCCTCTTTATATTCATTATTTTTATTCCCCAATATCAAAAGAACTCGAGATTTTATCAATAGACAAAAGATACGAGTCTAACGTAGACTCTCTAGGGCGAATCCCAGTCCAAAACCAAACAGGTCTTGGAATAGAACCGTCGTTCGTCGTCGTTGGAAACTCACCGTTAACTCTGCGAGAGTCGCTTCTTGCAGAAGCGTTCGAAATGGGGGAAAGAGTTGTGGCAACTTCGCAAAAATTAATGAAAAAGGGAATATGGGGCCCATTTTGTCTTGAGACGATTATCACTCCGGAGCAAAAATTTTCTATAATAGAAATCTCCTGCCGAATAGTTGCTGGAACTAACTTATTTATAAATGGTTCACCATACGCTGCCCTTTACTGGGATAAACCCGTTTCAACAGGCAGAAGAATCGCAATGGAAATAAAAGACGC
- a CDS encoding carbohydrate kinase family protein — protein sequence MADIVGIGSAYTDYFFETNNDFLKSINLNPEDDFLFSEKKITREEILKHLKPTTKSPGGIAPNTLSALYTLKTKSAYLGVIGKDEDGDYWIKNINLEKTKILRAGKTPMCPCILTRVGKQRTFLSEENKHERDFFSSLDYNFINKAKIVHITPLVVDVEKGINKTLDFLESVKGPMISFNPSGFYIQRAKTKIKPIIKKSDIIFLNEHELKKLTGKPPRAGSNYLLKFGPKIVVCTLSKKGALITTNKKQFLTGRHKVNNIVDTTGAGDTFAAGFL from the coding sequence ATGGCAGACATAGTTGGAATCGGATCTGCCTACACCGATTATTTTTTCGAAACAAATAACGACTTTTTAAAAAGCATCAACTTAAACCCCGAAGACGATTTCCTTTTCTCCGAAAAGAAAATAACCAGGGAAGAGATCTTAAAACATCTTAAACCCACAACCAAAAGTCCTGGGGGAATTGCGCCAAATACACTATCAGCGCTATACACGTTAAAAACTAAAAGCGCATATCTTGGAGTAATTGGCAAAGATGAAGACGGCGATTATTGGATAAAAAATATCAATCTAGAAAAAACAAAAATCTTACGAGCCGGCAAAACACCGATGTGCCCTTGTATCCTAACAAGAGTAGGCAAACAAAGAACATTCTTGTCAGAAGAAAATAAACACGAAAGAGACTTTTTTTCAAGTTTAGATTACAACTTTATCAACAAAGCAAAGATTGTTCACATTACGCCACTTGTTGTCGATGTAGAAAAAGGTATTAATAAAACCCTAGATTTTTTAGAAAGCGTAAAAGGCCCAATGATTAGTTTTAATCCTAGCGGCTTTTATATTCAAAGAGCTAAAACTAAAATTAAACCCATTATTAAAAAGAGCGATATTATTTTCTTAAATGAGCATGAACTTAAAAAATTAACCGGAAAACCTCCAAGAGCAGGAAGCAATTATTTACTTAAATTTGGTCCAAAAATTGTAGTTTGCACTCTTTCCAAAAAAGGCGCTTTAATTACCACAAACAAAAAGCAGTTCTTAACGGGCAGACATAAAGTGAACAATATCGTAGATACAACGGGGGCAGGGGATACGTTTGCCGCGGGATTTCTATAG
- a CDS encoding L-lactate permease, protein MQTFLSLLPILILVGGLLLFKNKLKISALISLFAAIILSTFYLHTSYQVILSSLLKGAFVSLDIVLIVFGALTFLYLMQKADVISSLETYLHKISPDIRVQTILLAWFFGAFLESTAGFGIPALIVAYLLLRTGIKPIWAVVIALVANSAPVTFGAVGTPIKIGFHNFNMQEIAQNTVELGAIVGVFVPLMVLAILTYALKKPVWQFFIKASPFAIFSGLCFVIPYYFGLYLGLEFPSIAGATIGTAVVLLALKLGLFKFNNDFKIKDPSEPKVRISPTKALMPYALLVSLLIIAKLIPLRLTAEINENISHTFVLFNPGTIFLISAVVIIAVSSLTLRDVFKGAKEAFVKIPYIATIIFLVVGLMQVMVNSQLATQAFKNLETPLLPLLSPFIGAFGAFIAGSATVSNLLFGPAQAHAAEQAGINISIILSLQLLGATAGNMISIPNIIAAQTAVDLKGKERHIIKKIIPWSLLYILLVLAAAFFAI, encoded by the coding sequence GTGCAAACTTTTTTGTCGCTTCTGCCGATATTAATACTTGTAGGTGGCCTTTTACTCTTCAAAAACAAGCTAAAAATATCAGCACTCATAAGTTTGTTTGCTGCCATAATCTTAAGCACGTTTTATCTACATACGTCCTATCAAGTTATTCTTTCAAGCCTCTTAAAAGGCGCTTTTGTCTCGCTCGACATTGTGTTAATTGTTTTCGGTGCTCTCACCTTTTTATATTTAATGCAAAAAGCGGACGTAATTTCTTCCCTCGAAACATACCTGCATAAAATATCACCAGACATCCGAGTACAAACAATTTTATTGGCGTGGTTTTTTGGAGCGTTTCTGGAAAGCACAGCCGGCTTTGGAATCCCGGCACTAATCGTTGCGTATCTTTTATTAAGAACAGGAATAAAACCGATTTGGGCAGTGGTTATCGCACTAGTTGCAAACAGCGCACCTGTTACTTTCGGTGCGGTAGGAACTCCAATTAAAATAGGTTTTCATAATTTTAATATGCAAGAAATAGCCCAAAACACTGTTGAGTTAGGAGCAATAGTTGGAGTTTTTGTGCCTCTTATGGTACTGGCAATTCTTACTTATGCATTAAAGAAACCAGTGTGGCAATTTTTTATAAAAGCTTCGCCCTTTGCCATATTTTCAGGACTCTGTTTTGTTATTCCTTATTATTTTGGTTTATATCTGGGGTTGGAATTTCCATCAATTGCGGGAGCCACCATCGGAACGGCGGTTGTTCTTTTAGCCCTAAAATTAGGACTGTTTAAATTCAATAATGACTTCAAAATTAAAGATCCATCAGAACCCAAAGTGAGGATTTCGCCGACTAAAGCTTTAATGCCTTACGCTTTACTTGTTTCACTCTTGATAATTGCGAAACTTATACCCCTGAGGTTAACGGCAGAAATTAACGAGAACATTTCTCATACTTTTGTCCTTTTTAATCCCGGAACTATATTTTTGATATCGGCAGTCGTCATTATTGCTGTATCAAGCTTAACTTTAAGAGACGTCTTTAAAGGCGCAAAAGAAGCTTTCGTCAAAATACCCTATATTGCAACAATAATTTTTTTAGTTGTGGGGCTAATGCAAGTAATGGTCAACAGCCAGCTAGCGACCCAAGCCTTTAAAAACTTAGAGACACCCCTACTGCCGCTTTTGTCGCCATTTATAGGAGCATTCGGCGCATTTATCGCGGGAAGCGCAACGGTCTCAAACTTACTTTTCGGCCCTGCACAAGCTCATGCCGCAGAACAAGCAGGTATAAATATTTCCATTATCCTTTCATTGCAGCTTCTAGGCGCAACAGCAGGAAATATGATTTCAATCCCAAACATTATTGCCGCCCAAACAGCAGTCGACTTAAAAGGAAAGGAAAGGCACATCATTAAAAAAATTATCCCCTGGTCTCTGCTTTATATCCTCCTTGTTCTAGCCGCCGCCTTTTTTGCAATTTAG